In the genome of Oryzias melastigma strain HK-1 linkage group LG4, ASM292280v2, whole genome shotgun sequence, the window CGACAAAACAAGAGCACTGGCCACCACCATCATGATTGTAAGTGCTCCACAGATGTTTTGTTTAGCTGCGTTTCTTAgtacttctttatttaaatcgtcttggatcaggagcagatgaaaaccagcggtttgaaaaagctagTGTTTGAGATGCAATCCATTTTGATGCaaccacttgtagacaaacagatgaattaacgtcttcattttccccaGCTGagctgcataattataattaaaagaccactggaaacgattttacaatagtcaaaaatatagttggagtttGATTTTAAAGAAGTATAAGCCAAATAAATTGGTGATAGTTGGTCTGGTGGTCTGAGCCCACAAGgagttttagattttaacagGTTAGATGtagtataaaaaacattttaattgagtCATAGTAGCATTGCTCTGAAGATTATTCaagaaagcaacaaaaaataaaaaataaaatagtctcAAACGACAAAAAATAGTTACAGTTGGTAAAGTAATAGGTTATACTTCAGAATTTATCAAACAAACTCATATTAAGTTTCTTGTTCATCCAAATAATAATAtctttttacttaatatttatttgtcaggaGTCTTTGTGTCATTAAAGGTTTTCCTGACAAGTgggttttaattaaaagaatgtGACCTCATGAAGCTGAGTGAGAGTTGAAAGTAAAAGTATGGTACTCCtacaagtattttcttttttaattgtttttttttttgataactgTAACTGGGGAACGCCCACCTTGGAACGTAAATTGTGGAGGTTCCTCAGAGAATCCAGATTATTTAGATCCTaaatattaaatctttttttttttttaaacttctgagACTCTATCTCCTTCTAGTATTTTGGAAAGAGTCAATAAGtatttgtttaaagtcccactccaatcacctttgatctattgtaaaattgttcccagtggtcttttatttatgaaaatgcaatttttaaccaaaaaaaaactgttttgtttactaggacatactttctgcagagcagcattcgttcattagaaattcacccctgactgttggcatggagtcaGCCCGCCCCCCGTACCGTCACCCATCTGTTCACATGCTCTCCCCccagtttacagcccctcacaattcCAACTTAAAATCAACAAGGCAGCAGAAATGGTGAACAATACTGGAGCTTTCCGACtgttcagttctgatccagattccagctcatacgaggaaaacaaagacgttcatggatctatttgtctacaagtggatgcatcagaatggagtagagcagggagcttgagaCTTGCTGTTTTAGGCTCcttgtcacacctacaagctttttccaacacgCTCCCCCTGATTCTtaactatttgaaaaaataaatgcattttaagctttactttctttatatatgttagtttttattagaaaaatgccacaaaaacatttggcTCTCACACAGACTGAGcttatttgactttattttactCTGTTCTATAAATGACAGCTTCAGTGAGGACTGTGCTGGGGTCTAAAATACAGTTCTTTAAGagtttagtttatttgaatAGTTCAGAATGAAATAGATGTGAATAGAAAGTTGTGCATTATCCAAACAGGCACCTGATCCATTTGGTCAAACAGGTTACAGTAAATCTTCACATTCTTCAATTGGTATTTTGGGATCATGGTGGATGCTTCAGCTGTACTTTCAGCTGGAAATGATTGTTACTATTGTTATTATGGATTCTGCATTTGCCTGAGACAAATCTGTTTAAGTAAAGATtgatcttcatgttttttttctttaatgggGAAATCTTTAACTTGTTTGAATATCTTTTCAGACTTGCCTTGTTCTGACTCTCTGTGCAGCCTTCTGGGTGAGTGATCCATGTTTGTGCAATGAcgataatgataaaaataattaaagtatgTCCACTTAAAGATATGTCAACCTTTCatagagtttctttttttttctttcagtggaAAAACTTTGGACTTGCATTGCTATTTTGCATTTTGCAGGTCTTGTCATTTGCCTGGTGAGTccaccataaaaaaatgtaaaagaaaattgtaGATGGAAGTTTATGACCTCCATTATATCTTTCTGTCTTCAGGTACAGTCTGTCATACATTCCATGTGTGAGGTGAGTCCTTCCCATCATCATATGTTCATATTCAGTTTTTCGTGCTTGATTGATATTAGCGTTTATCTGATCTGATTGACTTTCCAGGGAGGCGATCTGGAAGCTGCTCTCTATGTTCATGAAGTGAGCTATCTGTTGATGTGAAGGCTCGGGCTggatgaagtgattttttttttttaatatatattaaaggAACTGTCTTTGTTTGAAGTTGACGATCTCCCTTTAGAAGACAAAAGTTGCACTTTATCTGCTGCAGAATTTGTCCattgttatttaattatgaacatATTGTCTGTTGGTGTTAaaatttgttcattcattttaaaatgtgttttagtgatcccttcttttttgtgtaacatgtgtaaatgtatgaaataaatgtacatattaAAGATTTTATAAAATTGACAGATAACAGCCTTAGTTTGATGACTGAGCGGACTTTCAGTATCCATAAAGTGTAActgaaaatgatattttcattttttagtttttgtttccaCATGATCCGTGAGTGTGCATTGATCTTTAGTCAGTCACTCATAAAGAGATTAGTTTACAGTTTTACAGAAACATGGACCAATAAAATATCCCTTAGTTTTCAGTTAATCGTTCATGCCTTCAACATTAACACAAAGCTGCCAGGACAGTAATGCAAtcctttaaattgtttatttagtGTTCTATGGTTTATTAATTCTATTTGACTCTAATACTTACTTGGGAAAGATAAAATGATTAGTTTAGCATGtaaacaatgaaaatgtgttgcaaACTTTGTCACAGTAACTAAAACTCATACaatattcaaaaaaagttttccttttgaaaaatatatgtggtagtttatttaaaaatgtgactaaCAACAAAGCAAATTTGAAATAAGTCGATGTAGCTGTGAAGAacttttatttgcagcagtacAGGGACGGATCTATGGACCAAGacaataaagacaaattttCAATGCATGGATTATGCTCTTTCATTGTCTGCAGCCTTTTTCTGTTACTgctaacaacaaaaatggcatgCTTCACGCTACTACCTAactgtagccacaagggggccacAGTCTGTGCCAGGTTCTCTCATCTGACAAACCACCTGTGCAAATCAATGAAAGCTAAGTCAAGGGATAAAATGAAAAGTGAACATCACTTATATGATCAAAAAAGCAGATGTACTGATTTCTTAAACGTGTCGTgtgcaaaaatataataaaaatagtaacaaaatataatttaaacatGAATGTATACATAAAGAAtgattttttgtgtaaaaaacaagattacatttagtaatttatatatattgaaCATTATTTCGAAACAGCACCTTGCACAGAGATATAATAATAGCTCTAAACGTAAACAATACCGTTGTGAAATGAGATGGCTAATGCGCAGACTCGTGGTCACGTGATTAACTCCAGGCCCGCCCCCGAGTAGAGTCGAGGCGCTGCAGATGACGCAGTCCGGTGAAGATGGCTCCCTTTCCAGACGAGGTGGATGTTTTTACCGGCCCTCACTGGCGGATGAAGCAGCTGGTGGGACTGTACTGCGAGAAGGTGCGTTTAGAATAACCAGCGTTCAccaaaagtaaagttttatgGGGAAGTTTATCGGTTTGTGGTCAAATTGGGAGGGAACGGCTGCTAGCTTGTTTGCTAGCTTTGTGGTACGTGTCCTGTCGCACGATTGTGTCACGTCTGCCTCGATTCTGTTTATAGTCGCGTGCTGCTTACTCTTACATAAGTTCACACTGAATCCTTAGGGATTGTAAAGCAATTTCCAGCGGATCCTCTTTTGATTGTTAGCCGAACTCGCAGCAGGGTTTGTTGTGCAACATTACAATGTTACCGGACGGCCTCACATGCTTCAATTATCGGACACACGTATTTACCTCGACGTGCATATACAACCTCCTCGTATATGATGCATGTAATCTTCTTTATGTGACCTGCTCACGCACTGCAACTGCGCTAATGTTAACTGGTGTGGTTAATATGTATGTTCATCCTCACTTATTGCGGAAGTTTCTGGTAAAAAGCTAaggcttaattttttttgattatCTTTATTCAAACCACTTAAACGAttatctgttgtttttccacagctGTCAAAAACCAACTTCTCCAACAACAATGATTTCCGCTCCTTCCTCAAATCTCTGTGTGCGACCTTCAAGGAGTTCAAGATGCACGAGCAGATTGAGAATGAGTACATCATTGGCCAACTGCAACAGCGTTGCTGCACAGTTTATAATGTGCACTCCGACAACAAGCTGTCAGAGATGCTGTCCCTGTTTGAAAAGGGGCTGCACAAtgtgaaggtaaaaaaaacttggattCTCTGCATGCACTTGTTACATCTAAATAACCCAGCAGAAAATGCATGCCTGTACGCACGTGTTGATCCACAGAGCAACTGGGTAATAATATGTTATTAGAGTAAATGTCAGGCTAACCACTAACACGATACTGCAGCAACAACATCAGAGCTGTCATTTTGTTCGGATAAGTATAATTTATTGAACCAGCGTGAACTTTCAGCCTTTGGAGAACAGTagataaaaagtttttgttctcGCTCAAGCTTCCACTGCTTTCTTCTCTATATCCCAGATTGGTGGATTTGTGTAAATTGGAGCATCCGCTCTGCCAAACTCTCCTATggctctttattttgtttggagtGAGATCCTGCTTCCTGTCAGAAACTTTCTGCAGATATAAATATGCTGCagcaatttatttgtaaattgttgAATCAGcttgaattagctaaaagaatGCGCAAAACATCAAGTGTGGGAAGATTTGAATTATCACAATCCCTGATCATTCAATAGTCTCGCTCCTGTCACAATTTATTGTGCAGAACAAATTCTACCTTATTTACTTCTCTTGTAGAacacctcaaagtgctttatttagaataaataataGTAAACAGTCATCATAATAATAGCCTCAGCCCACATACACattatacaaaaacaaacagggaTAATCAGTCcataaaaccaaattaaaacatgagtaaatgtagaaaataataaaaatgtagctagaaacacaagttttaagttttttcatcctcaggcaggctgttccacagggGAGGCCCGCAATGCTGAAATGTGGCCCTGCCGTGTGTTCCTGTTCTGACCCTGGGGACCACCAGCAGACTTGCATCTGAGGGTTTTAGGAGGGTCATAAACTAAAAGCATTTCTGATAACACTGAAGGTCCAGTTCCATTAGAGACCCactctggtcatcttttgatctattgaaaAAGTGTTCAATAGATTCCACTTGTCTTTTTAAGTATCATCTTCttctaattatttttagctaaagccaaaaaacttgtcatttcgttagacatagtttctgcagagtggcagtagttaattagaaatttgcctctgagttatgaactgttggcacggagcaaccccactccctcttcccctcctcattgctgagagctctctgtttacatgctctcccactagcttacatcccctcacaaccccaacctaacattaccggtgcaataaaaatggcgagcaatattggggctatccagctgtacagttttgatccagatgttagcccagacgaggaaaacaaagacgttcaatGATCTTAAAATCAAACCTAAAGCTGACAGGGAGCCAGTGTTAAGATTTCAAATTGGAGTAATATCGTCTTTCCTGCTGGTTCTGATTAGGAGTTGAGTTTAGACTCAAGCTCCAGCCGAGTAGTATAACAGTTGTATTGGACAGGTAAATTATTGTCTGCTGACAGCTTCCAAATATAAAACACCGCTTTAAAGGAGGACTATTTTAATTTCCAAAACTTTTACAATCATGCAAAACACCTGAGCTGTTCTAAACTTAATCTTGTGATTGTCCAACTATGATCATGGATTTCTATTTGCTCTGTGTTTTTAGAATGAATGTGAACAGCTTAACTATGCTCGTCAGCTGAAGGAGAGACTTGAGGCGTTCACACAGGACTTCCTGCCCCACatgaaggaagaggaggaggtacacaatattcatttttttattattcatagtctACATATATTCACttgataattgtaaaaaaaaaaactatgtggGATAAGCATAATCCAAAATACAATCTGTTCGTAGCCCAGTCCTCCCTTTCAGAGTGAAGCTGTGTTTAAACTGAGGTGTGTTGCAGGTGTTTCAGCCAATGCTCATGCAATACTTCACCTACGAGGAGTTGAAGGACATCAAAAAAAAGGTGATAGCCCAACACTGCAGCCAGCAGCACGGGGACTGCGCTGCTGCTGATGTGCTTAAGGGATTCCGTTTGTGGTCGCAGGCGGAGGAGCTGCAGAAAGCCTTTAAATATTCGGATCACGAGAAGACAGACTACGGTGAGTGTTTCTGCAAGTGACTAAACTTGTTGCAGGTTTCCAGTCATCTGCATGACAAAGACAAGCCAGGCGTTGGCTGGACACCACACACTcgtctttttttcttaacttcagtcagatttatgatttaaaaaatatatattttttgtctaatttagtgtGTGAAAAGAAACAAACGTACAGGATACTTTAAAGACTTACCACAATAAAAAtcacgtttttggtgtttttaacattctcttgcttaatttttctcattttggagGACATATGAAGGGATTTAAGAGAGAGACTTTGTTTCTTAgtggttttttattattatttaaatcaggttgaatcaggagcaggtggGAAAAAATGCAGgttgaaaaagctctcagttggGATATAGAAACTATGATGGGCGGGTCAAAGTCTGCTTGCTCTGCTCCATcatgatacatccacttgcagacaaatagttccatgtacgtctttgttttccttgtctaaactggaatctggctcagaactgtacagctggatagcttcaatattgctcaccatttcgtgctactgctaatgttagcttgggattgtgtgggactgtaagctagcctGAGAGACATTAAataaagggatcatgggaaatatgATTTCGTGgtaaactactgctgctctgaaaTTATGTCTGAACATTTTGTATTGAACATGGATAATAGTTTTCACATTTGGTTGTTTTGGTATTTAAAACATGCACAGCTTCATCATTTTGTCTCCCCTCTTAGACCTGGAGAAGAACCAGAACACTTCAACCAACATCTCACAGCTTCCTGCAGAAATAATGCTGAGGTTGTTCCATTATTTGGGCCCAAAGGATCTGTGTCGCTGCAGTCAAGTGTGCAGTTTGTGGTGGCAGCTGGCCAAGACCGGCTCTTTGTGGAGGCATCTTTACCCCGTCCGCTGGGCCAGAGGTAAATTTGAGTTTATAGCTTTAAAGAACTCCACCggttatgttttcttttttaaacagacattAAGTAATTGTCTTTTCTTAGTAAAgattgtcttatttttctgataCAGGGGAGTATTATAATGGCCCTCCTGGGGATCTGGATCAGGAACCAGATGAAGAGTGGGTGAGGAGTCGACAGAATGAGGGTCGAGTTTATCAGGAGTGGGATGAGGATGCTGATATTGACGAGACAGGTGAGGTCAATATTCACTACAAACACTAAATGGTACCTggattgtgtgtgtgaaaaGACTTAGAATGAAAGTTGTtcagtttttccacatttgagaGTTTTCTCTGCGGTTGCTAAGGTGGCATCTtgtaaatctgcatttttaattaaagtataGAAGGTGTTTTGTTATGTCTATGAGGTAATGACTTTTGTGCTCTTCTCGTTAGATGTTTCAGGTCACACAGAGGGCTCTCTCGCTATCAGCACTGTGCAGAGAGAGAAGAAGCTCCTGAATGGAATCATCCAGAACCTTCTCCCCGCTGTGGGTCCTTCTGTCAAATCCATTATTCTGGCCTACAGTTCAACAGTTTCAAGCAAAATGGTACGGCGTGTTTGTTAAGTCAGAGTTGCATTGCTGCCGTGAGATTGTTAGGCTAAGCTTGAAAGCTTAAATGTCTTTTCCAGATCCGTCAGATGGTCAGCCTCTGCCCCAACATCACTCATCTGGACCTGACTCAAACTGATGTGACGGACTCTGTGTTTGACAGGTACAAAAGACTTCATTTCAACAATGTTCTTGTGGATTTTggaagttaaacaaaaacatctgtgttCCCTCGCTGCATCACAGTTCCCCTTTTGTGGTTTAGCTGATTTTTATAGGTATTGATAGagacaaaagtgtgaaaatgtctgagaaaagtgtatagtgtagtgaggagtttgaCAGCCTTAAAACTAGggatgtgtattggcaagagtctgccGATACGATATGAATCCCaatatgtgtctcacgatacgatgcatatcacaatatatcccaagactgtagcAGAAcaattttcactcttttttaaagattatgtttaaaaaaaaaaaaggaagtacaTTAAAAATTGCAAGGCTGACTGAACACAAGATTGTTCTTGCGAGATGCTGAAAGATGCTcataattaaatatcattttgTCAGCATTTcaaaatcgatacaagtat includes:
- the fbxl5 gene encoding F-box/LRR-repeat protein 5 isoform X2; this encodes MAPFPDEVDVFTGPHWRMKQLVGLYCEKLSKTNFSNNNDFRSFLKSLCATFKEFKMHEQIENEYIIGQLQQRCCTVYNVHSDNKLSEMLSLFEKGLHNVKNECEQLNYARQLKERLEAFTQDFLPHMKEEEEVFQPMLMQYFTYEELKDIKKKAEELQKAFKYSDHEKTDYDLEKNQNTSTNISQLPAEIMLRLFHYLGPKDLCRCSQVCSLWWQLAKTGSLWRHLYPVRWARGEYYNGPPGDLDQEPDEEWVRSRQNEGRVYQEWDEDADIDETDVSGHTEGSLAISTVQREKKLLNGIIQNLLPAVGPSVKSIILAYSSTVSSKMIRQMVSLCPNITHLDLTQTDVTDSVFDSWSFLGACRSLEHLDLSGCEKITDLTLKKLSAGLGELPSSTCSDKTSPLKSFQGHITHIDEQSLERKKQAIIFKHGTRRWGGPCLPTPVWVVETSDLADIEDAAAWSRRGGVPLPESFVETQLVGGSCCCRRTRRHGHRIGSDASYLHQQYAMAGEIFCGHSTCCSGDIALRTFTVRESVSGCGRNATAGYRTKCPPLGGLQCLQPENRTDCSPAKRALKFLSLSGCYQITDLGLRTLSQHGGLPFLEHLNLSGCLFITEVGLQELVSACPSLNDEHFYYCDNINGPHADTASGCQNLQCGFRACCRSGE
- the fbxl5 gene encoding F-box/LRR-repeat protein 5 isoform X1, with the protein product MAPFPDEVDVFTGPHWRMKQLVGLYCEKLSKTNFSNNNDFRSFLKSLCATFKEFKMHEQIENEYIIGQLQQRCCTVYNVHSDNKLSEMLSLFEKGLHNVKNECEQLNYARQLKERLEAFTQDFLPHMKEEEEVFQPMLMQYFTYEELKDIKKKVIAQHCSQQHGDCAAADVLKGFRLWSQAEELQKAFKYSDHEKTDYDLEKNQNTSTNISQLPAEIMLRLFHYLGPKDLCRCSQVCSLWWQLAKTGSLWRHLYPVRWARGEYYNGPPGDLDQEPDEEWVRSRQNEGRVYQEWDEDADIDETDVSGHTEGSLAISTVQREKKLLNGIIQNLLPAVGPSVKSIILAYSSTVSSKMIRQMVSLCPNITHLDLTQTDVTDSVFDSWSFLGACRSLEHLDLSGCEKITDLTLKKLSAGLGELPSSTCSDKTSPLKSFQGHITHIDEQSLERKKQAIIFKHGTRRWGGPCLPTPVWVVETSDLADIEDAAAWSRRGGVPLPESFVETQLVGGSCCCRRTRRHGHRIGSDASYLHQQYAMAGEIFCGHSTCCSGDIALRTFTVRESVSGCGRNATAGYRTKCPPLGGLQCLQPENRTDCSPAKRALKFLSLSGCYQITDLGLRTLSQHGGLPFLEHLNLSGCLFITEVGLQELVSACPSLNDEHFYYCDNINGPHADTASGCQNLQCGFRACCRSGE